Proteins encoded together in one Halothermothrix orenii H 168 window:
- a CDS encoding CD0519/CD1768 family membrane protein translates to MNHKTHSGKVKFLKRYLDTILFVGIIGLFFGYTGTKMGIANMFSTLMNTAYKLLMDTVFYIMAIAVLAGAFGKMATEFGLVRILNKIFAPLMRPLYNLPGVSFLGIVTTYLSDNPAIISLTKERGYLKYFHRVEVPCLCNLGTAFGMGLILTTFMTGLGYFKEALIGNLGAVIGSIISVRIMKYRVKKYFNIEDYSTDIDQKKIENIEERDFLNLKVTPEGTNSFMERFLSSMLEGGKLGVDIGLSIIPGVVIICTVIMLLTFGPADPSTGYQGQAFEGVELLPRIGKFLSPIIKPLFGFKSPEAIAFPITALGAVGAALSLVPKFLAENIIGGNEIAVFTAMGMCWSGFLSTHVAMMDALNHRKLISKAITSHFLGGLAAGIAANFIYKFFTLI, encoded by the coding sequence TTGAACCACAAAACACACTCCGGAAAAGTTAAGTTTCTAAAAAGGTATCTGGATACCATTCTTTTTGTAGGAATCATTGGCCTTTTCTTTGGATATACAGGAACAAAGATGGGTATTGCCAATATGTTTTCAACGTTAATGAACACTGCATACAAACTTCTTATGGATACCGTCTTTTATATTATGGCCATAGCTGTTTTGGCCGGTGCCTTTGGAAAAATGGCCACTGAATTTGGACTGGTAAGGATTTTAAATAAAATTTTTGCTCCCCTGATGCGGCCCCTGTACAACCTTCCCGGGGTCTCTTTTCTGGGGATTGTTACTACTTATTTATCAGATAATCCTGCCATTATATCCCTTACCAAAGAAAGGGGATACCTAAAATATTTTCACCGGGTTGAAGTCCCCTGTCTCTGTAACCTGGGGACTGCCTTTGGAATGGGGTTAATTTTAACCACTTTTATGACCGGTCTCGGTTATTTTAAAGAAGCTTTGATAGGAAACCTGGGGGCCGTAATAGGGAGTATAATCAGTGTTAGAATTATGAAATACAGGGTTAAAAAATATTTCAACATTGAAGATTATTCAACTGATATTGACCAGAAAAAAATAGAAAACATAGAAGAAAGGGATTTCCTTAATCTAAAGGTTACCCCTGAAGGAACCAATTCCTTTATGGAAAGGTTTTTATCTTCGATGCTGGAAGGTGGCAAATTGGGAGTCGATATCGGGTTGAGTATTATACCGGGTGTAGTTATTATATGTACGGTAATTATGCTTCTAACCTTTGGCCCGGCTGACCCCTCTACAGGTTATCAGGGTCAGGCCTTCGAAGGAGTAGAGCTTCTACCACGTATTGGAAAGTTTTTATCACCTATCATAAAACCCCTTTTTGGATTTAAAAGTCCGGAAGCCATCGCCTTCCCCATTACAGCTCTTGGTGCTGTCGGAGCAGCCTTAAGTCTCGTCCCTAAATTTCTTGCCGAAAATATCATTGGTGGCAATGAAATTGCTGTCTTTACAGCAATGGGAATGTGCTGGAGTGGTTTTTTAAGCACTCATGTAGCCATGATGGACGCCCTGAATCACCGGAAATTAATTTCGAAGGCAATTACCAGTCATTTTCTGGGTGGACTTGCCGCTGGAATTGCAGCAAATTTTATTTATAAATTCTTTACCCTCATTTAA
- a CDS encoding S8 family serine peptidase encodes MKYEKKVILPVLILLILVIFLADVQALNYKQSFSNYTIYTVRPGDSLYKLSNRYGVSISTIKMLNNLNSSIIYVGQRLKIPVNMKKYKVRPGDTLYLISLKFNISVKDIKEINNLTSNLIFTGQELLIPVEDTGNSDDSLDNYMFYTVKAGDSLYKIAKQFGTSIQVLKDINNFNTNIIYIGQKIKVPRITYQLEVLTRGEGRVIKEIVSGDKKENGYTPDSRIRLTARGNNGMVFSHWTGDVSSRENPVIVKMDRDKSVTAVFSTSKLKEVLIKGNVNISNKTGGFKSVRKGKDAEHSIIPLRVYNGFMPAYEDSEIIVKYKPVVNAQSVDKLEKVNELVTLNEMNTGEGRVVRYKVPRDKDLTEFLEYYGNQDFVEWVEPNYIYYPTGLPEDPYYPIYQWDFVNLNLEAAWDKETGSNSTMVAVLDTGIVPNHPDLKGNLLQGADFVGGNNSHPVSSFQVTDYEPVDETTREMGGSHGTHVAGVIGALTSNGRGISGINWNVKILPVRVLKKTGGTSWDIAEGIYYAIDQGAKVINLSLGSKYDSRLQEEAVEVAYKRGVTVVAAAGNENSPVYYPAAFPEVIAVAAVSKDNTKAYYSNYGPEIDVAAPGGGYGESIYSTWGYYEQGETVPGYVGMIGTSMAAPHVSGIAALLISSGVENPDEVRNRLISTAIDLGATGKDDYYGYGLVDAYGALLGKKLQDPVVFTATKEGNSLIVKSDINKIDKEGSFSLRSKPGQNMIVAAWRDVNSNGVVDKGDYYGMTGPLDITGIIENINVKINYISKSTLKDNLTVVK; translated from the coding sequence TTGAAGTATGAGAAGAAGGTCATACTTCCAGTACTAATATTATTAATACTTGTTATATTCCTGGCAGATGTGCAGGCTTTGAATTATAAGCAGAGTTTCAGTAATTATACCATTTATACAGTAAGGCCTGGTGATAGTTTATATAAACTATCTAATAGGTATGGGGTATCTATATCTACGATAAAGATGCTTAACAACCTGAATTCCAGTATTATATATGTTGGACAAAGGTTAAAAATTCCCGTAAATATGAAAAAATATAAAGTTAGACCCGGTGATACCCTTTATTTAATATCATTAAAATTTAATATTTCTGTTAAGGATATAAAGGAAATTAATAATCTTACTTCGAATTTGATTTTTACTGGGCAAGAACTTTTAATTCCAGTGGAGGATACCGGTAATTCCGATGATAGTTTGGACAATTATATGTTCTATACAGTTAAAGCTGGTGATAGTTTATATAAGATAGCAAAACAATTTGGAACCAGTATCCAGGTCCTGAAAGATATTAATAACTTCAATACTAATATTATTTATATTGGTCAAAAAATTAAGGTGCCGCGAATTACTTATCAACTGGAAGTATTGACCAGAGGAGAGGGCAGGGTAATTAAGGAGATAGTCTCTGGAGATAAAAAGGAAAATGGTTATACCCCTGATAGCCGTATCAGGCTCACGGCCCGGGGTAATAATGGAATGGTCTTTTCACACTGGACAGGTGATGTTAGCAGTAGAGAAAATCCAGTTATAGTTAAAATGGATAGAGATAAGTCCGTTACAGCTGTTTTTTCAACTTCTAAATTAAAAGAAGTCTTAATTAAAGGGAATGTTAATATCAGTAATAAAACAGGTGGCTTTAAATCGGTTAGAAAGGGTAAAGACGCAGAACATTCCATTATACCCCTGCGGGTTTATAATGGATTTATGCCAGCTTACGAAGATTCAGAAATCATTGTAAAGTATAAACCGGTAGTCAATGCCCAGTCTGTAGATAAACTGGAGAAAGTAAATGAGCTGGTTACCCTTAATGAAATGAATACCGGTGAAGGCCGGGTAGTTCGTTACAAGGTTCCCCGGGATAAAGATCTAACTGAATTCCTTGAATATTATGGCAATCAGGATTTTGTTGAATGGGTTGAACCTAATTACATTTACTATCCAACTGGATTACCAGAAGACCCTTACTACCCTATATATCAATGGGATTTTGTCAACTTAAATTTAGAGGCAGCCTGGGATAAAGAAACAGGAAGTAATTCAACCATGGTTGCGGTTCTTGATACCGGTATAGTACCAAATCACCCGGATTTAAAAGGTAATTTATTACAGGGAGCTGATTTTGTGGGAGGTAATAACTCCCATCCTGTTTCTTCATTTCAGGTTACGGATTATGAACCTGTTGATGAGACTACCAGAGAAATGGGTGGTAGTCATGGGACCCATGTTGCCGGGGTTATTGGTGCTCTTACCAGTAATGGCAGGGGGATATCCGGTATCAACTGGAATGTAAAAATACTACCGGTCCGGGTTTTAAAGAAAACTGGTGGGACAAGCTGGGATATCGCTGAAGGTATTTATTATGCAATTGACCAGGGAGCAAAGGTAATAAACTTAAGCCTGGGTAGCAAGTACGACAGCCGTCTTCAGGAAGAAGCTGTTGAGGTAGCCTATAAAAGAGGTGTTACTGTGGTTGCAGCTGCCGGTAATGAAAATTCGCCTGTATATTATCCTGCAGCTTTCCCTGAAGTTATAGCCGTTGCTGCTGTAAGTAAGGATAATACCAAGGCCTATTATTCTAATTATGGGCCCGAAATAGATGTCGCCGCCCCCGGTGGCGGTTATGGTGAATCTATCTACAGTACCTGGGGTTACTATGAACAGGGAGAGACTGTACCGGGGTATGTTGGCATGATCGGAACTTCTATGGCAGCCCCCCATGTTAGTGGAATTGCTGCTTTATTGATATCAAGTGGAGTTGAGAATCCTGATGAGGTTCGAAACCGTCTAATTAGTACAGCTATTGATCTGGGGGCTACAGGTAAAGATGATTATTACGGTTATGGTCTGGTTGATGCCTATGGAGCCCTGCTGGGGAAAAAACTTCAGGATCCGGTAGTGTTTACGGCAACAAAGGAAGGTAATTCTTTGATTGTAAAAAGTGATATTAATAAGATTGATAAAGAGGGTAGCTTTTCTTTGAGGAGTAAACCGGGTCAAAATATGATTGTTGCCGCCTGGCGTGATGTAAATAGCAATGGGGTTGTTGATAAAGGTGATTATTACGGTATGACCGGGCCTCTGGATATAACCGGTATTATTGAAAATATCAATGTTAAAATAAATTATATCTCTAAATCGACATTAAAAGATAATCTAACAGTTGTAAAATAA